From Selenomonas ruminantium AC2024, a single genomic window includes:
- a CDS encoding NAD(P)H-dependent flavin oxidoreductase, producing MKLPELKIGNKVARIPIQQGGMAIRLSTARLAAAVANEGGIGLIAASGMSHDELRYEIRLARSLTSGIIGINIMVAANDFAEVVKVAIDEGIDLVVAGAGFSRDMFALGKESGTPIVPIVSSVKLAKISERLGAAAIVLEGKEAGGHLGTDTSVRDLIADVSSAVKIPVIAAGGALHGQDIVDFIKLGAAGVQMGSRFAACEESNAAPALKEYYLKSKPEDIVVIHSPVGLPGRAVRTPFSARVMEGPVPPTQCDACLKACKHNFCIIRALTRAQQGDVETGLVFTGEYMPRIDKIMTVHEIFEQLVAEAEAAN from the coding sequence TTGAAACTTCCAGAGCTGAAAATAGGCAATAAAGTCGCCCGCATTCCTATCCAACAGGGCGGTATGGCGATTCGCTTGTCCACAGCCCGTCTGGCGGCAGCAGTTGCCAATGAGGGCGGTATCGGCCTCATTGCGGCATCGGGCATGAGCCATGACGAACTGCGTTATGAAATCCGGCTCGCACGTTCGCTTACGTCTGGTATCATCGGTATCAATATCATGGTAGCAGCTAACGACTTTGCCGAAGTGGTGAAGGTGGCTATTGATGAAGGCATCGACCTTGTGGTAGCCGGAGCTGGTTTTTCCCGTGATATGTTTGCACTGGGGAAGGAATCCGGAACGCCGATCGTTCCTATCGTTTCTTCCGTTAAATTAGCTAAAATTTCAGAGCGTCTTGGCGCAGCCGCTATCGTGCTGGAAGGCAAGGAAGCTGGCGGCCATCTGGGAACCGATACTTCGGTGCGTGACCTCATCGCTGATGTCAGCTCCGCTGTAAAGATTCCTGTGATTGCAGCTGGTGGTGCACTTCATGGCCAGGACATCGTTGATTTTATAAAGCTGGGCGCAGCTGGCGTTCAGATGGGTTCCCGGTTCGCAGCCTGCGAGGAAAGCAATGCGGCACCGGCCCTCAAAGAATATTATCTGAAATCCAAACCGGAGGATATTGTGGTTATCCATAGCCCTGTCGGCCTGCCAGGCCGTGCTGTACGCACGCCGTTCTCGGCCAGAGTTATGGAAGGTCCTGTACCTCCGACGCAGTGTGATGCCTGCCTGAAGGCGTGCAAGCACAATTTCTGCATCATTCGTGCCCTGACCCGGGCACAGCAGGGCGATGTGGAAACAGGTCTGGTCTTTACGGGCGAATATATGCCGCGTATCGACAAGATTATGACCGTGCATGAAATTTTCGAGCAGCTTGTAGCAGAAGCCGAAGCTGCCAACTGA
- the fabG gene encoding 3-oxoacyl-[acyl-carrier-protein] reductase, translating into MLLDGKVALVTGASRGIGRAIALKLAAEGAKVAINYAGNTAKAEEVKAEIEKNGGEAILVQADVADSTAVEAMVNATVEAFGQIDILVNNAGITRDGLMMRMKDEDFDAVINTNLKGVFYCTKLVSKLMMKKRSGRIINMASVVGLMGNAGQTNYAAAKAGVIGFSKSAAKELAARGITVNMVAPGFIDTDMTAAMTDKAKEMTLTGIPLNRMGTPEDVANAVAFLVSDNASYITGQVINVDGGMVM; encoded by the coding sequence ATGCTTTTAGACGGAAAAGTTGCCCTCGTTACGGGTGCTTCCCGAGGCATTGGCCGGGCCATTGCCTTGAAGCTGGCCGCTGAAGGCGCCAAGGTTGCCATCAACTATGCAGGCAACACGGCCAAGGCTGAAGAAGTCAAGGCGGAAATTGAGAAGAATGGCGGCGAGGCCATTCTCGTGCAGGCTGACGTGGCAGACAGCACCGCTGTTGAAGCCATGGTAAATGCCACGGTAGAAGCTTTCGGCCAGATTGATATTCTGGTAAACAATGCCGGTATCACGCGTGATGGTCTCATGATGCGCATGAAGGATGAGGATTTCGACGCAGTAATCAATACGAACCTCAAGGGCGTGTTCTACTGCACGAAGCTTGTTTCCAAGCTCATGATGAAGAAGCGCAGCGGCCGTATCATCAATATGGCTTCTGTCGTTGGCCTCATGGGTAACGCAGGTCAGACCAACTACGCAGCTGCCAAGGCTGGCGTAATTGGGTTCTCCAAATCCGCAGCTAAGGAATTGGCGGCTCGCGGCATTACGGTGAACATGGTAGCACCGGGCTTTATTGACACGGATATGACGGCAGCCATGACGGACAAGGCAAAGGAAATGACGCTGACGGGGATTCCCTTGAACCGCATGGGTACGCCGGAAGATGTGGCAAACGCTGTAGCGTTCCTGGTATCGGATAATGCATCCTATATCACCGGCCAGGTCATCAATGTAGACGGTGGCATGGTAATGTGA
- a CDS encoding acyl carrier protein, whose product MTFDKVRDIVVEQLGVEADEVALESTFIDDLGADSLDIVELIMAFEEEFNIEIPDEAAEKIKSVQDVVTYIDQNK is encoded by the coding sequence ATGACTTTTGATAAAGTAAGAGATATCGTTGTTGAGCAGTTAGGTGTTGAGGCTGACGAGGTTGCCCTCGAGTCCACTTTCATCGATGACCTGGGAGCTGACTCCCTGGATATTGTTGAGCTGATCATGGCTTTCGAAGAAGAATTCAACATTGAAATTCCGGACGAAGCTGCTGAGAAGATCAAGAGCGTTCAGGACGTAGTTACCTACATAGACCAGAACAAATAA
- the fabK gene encoding enoyl-[acyl-carrier-protein] reductase FabK: MFENNAICKLLNIKYPIFQGGMAWIGTAELASAVSNAGGLGIIGAGHMPPDVLRAEIQKCKGWTDKPFGVNIMLMSPFVKEVMQVVIDERVPVITTGAGNPGEYMPALKEIGTKVIPVVASVALAKRLVRAGADAVIAEGTESGGHIGEITTMALLPQVVDAVDVPVIGAGGIGDSRGMAAAFALGAQAVQMGSRFVLSEECIAHENYKKLVLKAKDRSTVVTGKSLGHPARIIANKLSRKYEEMEAAGASAEELEKLGAGTLHLATHKGDVENGSVMIGEISGMLSDIKPVKQIIEDIVGGLPNVIDSIQGNCK, encoded by the coding sequence ATGTTTGAAAACAATGCAATCTGTAAGTTACTGAACATAAAGTACCCGATTTTCCAAGGCGGCATGGCTTGGATTGGTACGGCTGAACTGGCTTCGGCAGTATCCAATGCCGGCGGTCTCGGCATTATTGGTGCCGGCCATATGCCACCAGATGTTCTGCGGGCAGAGATTCAGAAGTGCAAGGGTTGGACGGATAAGCCCTTCGGCGTGAACATCATGCTGATGAGCCCCTTTGTTAAGGAAGTAATGCAGGTTGTTATCGATGAAAGAGTTCCGGTCATCACGACTGGTGCTGGTAACCCTGGCGAATACATGCCGGCACTTAAGGAAATCGGTACCAAGGTTATTCCGGTAGTAGCTTCCGTTGCTCTGGCTAAGCGTCTGGTTCGTGCTGGTGCTGATGCCGTTATCGCCGAAGGTACGGAATCTGGCGGTCATATCGGTGAAATTACGACCATGGCCCTGCTGCCGCAGGTTGTGGATGCTGTTGATGTACCGGTAATCGGTGCTGGCGGTATCGGTGATTCCCGTGGTATGGCAGCAGCTTTTGCACTCGGCGCACAGGCTGTACAGATGGGTTCCCGCTTTGTACTCAGTGAGGAGTGCATTGCGCATGAGAACTACAAGAAGCTGGTACTCAAGGCCAAAGACCGTTCCACGGTTGTTACGGGTAAGAGCCTGGGCCATCCGGCACGTATTATCGCCAACAAACTCTCCCGCAAGTACGAGGAGATGGAGGCAGCCGGTGCATCTGCTGAAGAACTGGAAAAGTTGGGCGCAGGCACGCTGCACCTCGCTACGCACAAAGGTGATGTGGAAAATGGTTCCGTCATGATTGGCGAGATTTCCGGTATGCTCAGCGATATTAAGCCCGTAAAACAGATTATTGAAGACATTGTTGGCGGTTTGCCAAATGTTATAGATTCTATTCAGGGGAATTGCAAGTAA
- the fabD gene encoding ACP S-malonyltransferase, with protein sequence MNKLAFVFPGQGAQAVGMGKDFCEQYEVAKKLFKEADEALGYSIKDMCFEGPAEDLKLTANTQPAILTMSVIANEILKEHGVQPDVVGGHSLGEYSALVAADVMNFQDAVLLVHKRGQFMQEAVPVGQGGMAAIIGLSDEVIVDACAKATEKAGEVQAVNFNCPGQTVIAGTTAGVEAAVEMLKEAGAKKAVILPVSAPFHSTLMKPAAVKLAAELDKVDIRDAKIPVVSNYTGKLEESAADIKANLVAQADHPVKWIDCVKTMQEFGADTFVEAGPGKTLCGFNRRIDKSLTSMNVENIESLQKTLDYFKEVR encoded by the coding sequence TTGAATAAATTAGCATTTGTATTCCCAGGTCAGGGTGCTCAGGCCGTAGGCATGGGCAAGGACTTCTGTGAGCAGTATGAAGTAGCGAAGAAGCTCTTTAAGGAAGCGGATGAAGCACTGGGCTATTCCATTAAGGACATGTGCTTTGAAGGTCCGGCAGAGGATTTGAAGCTGACGGCGAACACGCAGCCGGCAATCCTCACCATGAGCGTAATTGCCAATGAAATTTTGAAGGAACATGGCGTTCAGCCGGATGTTGTTGGCGGTCACAGCCTGGGCGAATATTCCGCTCTCGTTGCTGCTGATGTCATGAACTTCCAGGATGCAGTGTTGCTCGTGCATAAGCGCGGTCAGTTTATGCAGGAAGCTGTACCTGTTGGTCAGGGCGGCATGGCAGCCATCATCGGCCTTTCCGATGAAGTAATCGTGGATGCTTGCGCCAAGGCTACGGAAAAAGCTGGCGAAGTGCAGGCTGTTAACTTCAACTGCCCCGGCCAGACGGTTATCGCCGGTACTACTGCAGGCGTTGAAGCTGCTGTGGAAATGCTTAAAGAAGCTGGTGCCAAGAAGGCAGTTATCCTGCCGGTATCCGCTCCGTTCCATTCCACTCTGATGAAACCTGCAGCTGTGAAGCTGGCTGCTGAACTTGACAAGGTTGACATCCGCGATGCGAAGATTCCCGTAGTTTCCAACTACACGGGCAAGCTTGAAGAAAGCGCTGCTGATATCAAGGCTAACCTCGTGGCTCAGGCAGACCATCCGGTTAAGTGGATTGACTGCGTGAAGACCATGCAGGAATTCGGCGCTGATACCTTCGTAGAAGCTGGCCCAGGCAAGACGCTCTGCGGCTTCAACCGTCGTATCGACAAGAGCCTTACCAGCATGAACGTGGAAAATATCGAATCCCTGCAAAAAACTCTTGACTATTTCAAGGAGGTTCGCTAA